One window of Pseudomonas sp. ML2-2023-3 genomic DNA carries:
- a CDS encoding DMT family transporter, with translation MNLFLYVLTVLIWGTTWIALKLQLGVVAIPVSIVYRFGLAALVLFVVLLLSRKLQVMNRRGHLICLAQGLCLFCVNFMCFLTASQWVTTGLIAVVFSTATLWNALNARIFFKQKVARNVIAGGALGMLGLGLLFWPELSGHTATPQILLGLGLALIGTLCFSAGNMLSSLQQKAGLKPLTTNAWGMLYGASMLAVYCVFRGIPFDMEWNARYVGSLLYLVIPGSVIGFTAYLTLVGRMGPERAAYCTVLFPLVALNVSAFAEGYQWTAPALAGLVLVMLGNVLVFRKPKPVALNAKLA, from the coding sequence ATGAATCTTTTTTTGTATGTGTTGACCGTGCTGATCTGGGGGACCACGTGGATCGCCCTGAAGCTGCAACTGGGAGTGGTGGCGATTCCGGTGTCCATCGTGTATCGCTTTGGCCTGGCGGCGCTGGTGCTATTTGTTGTGCTGCTGCTCAGCCGCAAATTGCAGGTGATGAACAGGCGCGGGCATCTGATATGCCTGGCTCAGGGGCTGTGTTTGTTTTGCGTCAATTTCATGTGTTTTCTGACCGCCAGCCAGTGGGTGACAACGGGGTTGATCGCGGTGGTGTTTTCCACTGCAACGTTGTGGAACGCGCTGAATGCGCGGATTTTCTTCAAGCAGAAAGTCGCCCGTAACGTCATTGCCGGTGGTGCTCTGGGGATGCTCGGACTGGGTTTGTTGTTCTGGCCGGAATTAAGCGGGCATACGGCGACGCCGCAGATTTTGCTCGGGCTGGGCCTGGCGTTGATCGGCACCCTGTGTTTCTCGGCGGGCAACATGCTGTCGAGCTTGCAACAGAAGGCTGGCCTCAAGCCGCTGACGACCAATGCCTGGGGCATGCTCTATGGCGCCAGCATGCTGGCGGTGTACTGCGTGTTCAGGGGTATCCCGTTCGACATGGAATGGAACGCGCGTTATGTCGGTTCGTTGCTGTATCTGGTGATACCGGGGTCGGTGATCGGTTTTACCGCGTACCTGACGCTGGTCGGGCGCATGGGCCCGGAACGCGCGGCGTATTGCACGGTGTTGTTCCCGCTGGTGGCGCTGAATGTGTCGGCCTTTGCAGAGGGCTATCAGTGGACGGCTCCGGCTTTGGCCGGGCTGGTGCTGGTGATGCTGGGTAACGTGCTGGTATTTCGCAAGCCCAAACCGGTGGCACTGAACGCCAAGCTGGCGTGA
- a CDS encoding helix-turn-helix domain-containing protein, with translation MHTLHTLQVFQAMGRSPNARLENSAELGDGMSAAMWSNHHDTRDYEAPTHHTLSCYISGGTGTFRRETPGARGAPGKLCVLPAGHQSAWIINGEIRLAHVYVSQEQFALSCITLLDREPRELQLREITFQDDEQQTRRFHQLIGMNWNEPGERLLTSSLAGALLDHAVLTQVGLRDGLQLKGGLAAYQRRQLVDYIEHQLAEPLSIGQLAAQCALSPYHFARMFRESFGVPPHQYLLARRLARARDLLRHSALALGDVALACGFASASHFANRFKQSLGSTPGEYRVAFR, from the coding sequence ATGCACACACTGCACACCCTACAAGTCTTTCAAGCCATGGGCCGCTCGCCCAATGCGCGCCTGGAGAACAGTGCCGAACTGGGTGACGGCATGTCTGCGGCCATGTGGAGCAATCACCACGACACCCGGGACTATGAAGCACCGACCCACCACACGTTGTCGTGCTACATCTCCGGCGGCACTGGCACTTTTCGTCGTGAGACACCCGGCGCCAGAGGCGCTCCGGGCAAGTTATGCGTGCTGCCCGCCGGGCATCAATCGGCCTGGATCATCAATGGCGAGATTCGCCTGGCCCATGTCTATGTCAGCCAGGAGCAGTTTGCGCTGAGCTGCATCACCCTGCTCGACCGCGAACCACGGGAACTGCAACTGCGTGAAATCACCTTTCAGGATGACGAGCAGCAGACCCGGCGTTTTCACCAACTGATTGGCATGAACTGGAACGAACCCGGCGAACGCCTGCTGACCAGCAGCCTGGCGGGCGCCCTGCTCGACCATGCCGTGCTGACACAAGTGGGCTTGCGTGACGGGTTGCAACTCAAGGGCGGGCTGGCGGCCTATCAACGGCGCCAACTGGTCGACTACATCGAACACCAGTTGGCCGAGCCCCTGAGCATCGGCCAACTGGCGGCCCAGTGTGCGCTGTCGCCTTATCACTTTGCGCGCATGTTCCGCGAAAGCTTCGGCGTGCCGCCCCACCAGTACCTGTTGGCCCGCCGCCTGGCCCGCGCCCGCGACTTGCTGCGCCACAGCGCCCTGGCACTGGGCGACGTGGCACTGGCCTGCGGCTTTGCCAGCGCCAGCCACTTCGCCAACCGTTTCAAGCAAAGCCTGGGCAGTACGCCGGGGGAGTATCGGGTGGCGTTCAGGTAA
- a CDS encoding TonB-dependent receptor: protein MKSRASSVKQWLGASALVMTGLALNPLYVAMAAEAAQQQASALFDFNQPAKPLPQALNDFSRLTGLSVVYTDEAPFGLQAPAIKGRMSADQALQQLLAQSCFNVRRTDANTFALEPQPTAGALNLGATNITSLASTDTSYQPPATTSVMRGTGSSMEVPQTINVVAAQVIRDQAPRNLDDALNNVSGITQGNTLGSTQDSVMKRGFGDNRDGSIMRDGMPLVQGRAMNATTERVEVLKGPASLLYGIQDPGGVVNVVSKKPQLEQYNALTVRDSTYGSGKNGSGGSLDSTGPLGDSGLAYRMIIDHQDEDYWRNFGVHRETLIAPSLAWYGDNTQVLLAYEHREFLTPFDRGTAINPATNHPLDIPATRRLDEPFNNMEGRSDLYRLEVDHDLNDDWKAHFGYSWNRETYDASQVRVTQVNSNGTLTRKMDGTQGALTTDRFSTFSLQGKVQAAGMQHDLVFGVDDEYRKIYRAELIRQDSQSVFNYENPVYGKEVAGTTVSASDSNQTDLLRSDSLFAQDSIHLTDQWILVAGARFQKYDQLAGKAIPFKANTDTNGVKWIPRAGLVYRYTDELSFYGSYTESFKPNSTIAPLTGGVVLDSAIAPEESKSWELGAKLDLPGRITGSVALFDIQKRNVLVSTTEGRNTVYSAAGEVRSRGLELDVSGQLSEQWSLIGSYAYTDAEVTKDTKYEGMRLQNVAKNSGSVSAVYDFGNIVGGDKLRVGAGARYVGERAGDALNDFDLPGYTVADAFATYDTRIEGQKVKFQVNVKNLFDRTYYTSAASRTFVSIGDARQMTFSSTLEF from the coding sequence ATGAAGTCCAGGGCAAGTTCGGTGAAACAGTGGTTGGGGGCTTCTGCTTTAGTGATGACCGGGTTGGCACTCAACCCGCTTTACGTCGCGATGGCCGCCGAGGCTGCGCAGCAGCAGGCCAGCGCGTTGTTCGATTTCAACCAGCCGGCCAAACCGCTGCCCCAGGCCCTGAACGACTTCTCACGTTTGACCGGTCTCAGCGTGGTTTATACCGACGAAGCCCCTTTCGGCCTGCAGGCTCCCGCCATCAAGGGCCGCATGAGTGCTGATCAGGCCTTGCAGCAGTTGCTCGCGCAGTCGTGCTTCAATGTGCGCCGTACCGACGCCAACACCTTCGCCCTCGAACCCCAGCCCACGGCAGGCGCCCTGAACCTGGGTGCGACTAACATCACTTCGCTGGCCTCAACCGACACCAGCTACCAGCCACCGGCCACCACTTCGGTCATGCGCGGCACGGGCTCGTCCATGGAAGTCCCGCAAACCATCAACGTGGTTGCCGCCCAGGTGATTCGCGATCAGGCGCCGCGCAATCTGGATGACGCGCTGAACAACGTCAGCGGCATCACCCAGGGCAATACGCTGGGCAGCACCCAGGACTCGGTGATGAAGCGCGGTTTTGGCGACAACCGCGACGGTTCGATCATGCGCGATGGCATGCCGCTGGTGCAGGGGCGGGCGATGAATGCCACCACTGAGCGGGTCGAAGTGCTCAAGGGGCCGGCCTCGTTGCTCTACGGGATTCAAGACCCGGGCGGCGTGGTCAACGTGGTCAGCAAAAAACCTCAGCTTGAGCAGTACAACGCACTGACGGTACGTGACTCAACCTATGGTTCGGGCAAAAACGGCAGTGGTGGCAGCCTGGACAGCACCGGCCCGCTGGGTGATTCAGGGCTGGCTTACCGGATGATCATCGACCATCAGGACGAAGATTACTGGCGCAACTTCGGTGTGCACCGCGAGACGCTGATTGCACCGTCGCTGGCCTGGTATGGCGACAACACGCAGGTGTTGCTGGCATACGAACATCGGGAATTCTTGACGCCTTTTGATCGCGGTACGGCGATCAACCCGGCCACCAATCATCCGCTGGATATTCCGGCCACGCGCCGACTGGATGAGCCGTTCAACAATATGGAAGGGCGCTCTGACCTGTACCGTCTCGAAGTCGATCACGACCTCAACGACGACTGGAAAGCCCATTTCGGCTACAGCTGGAATCGTGAGACCTACGATGCCAGTCAGGTGCGCGTCACTCAGGTCAACTCCAATGGCACCCTGACCCGTAAAATGGACGGCACCCAAGGCGCACTCACCACGGACCGCTTCTCGACCTTCAGCCTGCAGGGCAAGGTCCAGGCGGCGGGGATGCAGCATGACCTGGTGTTTGGCGTGGATGATGAATACCGCAAGATCTACCGCGCCGAGCTGATTCGCCAGGACAGCCAGTCCGTGTTCAACTATGAAAACCCGGTGTATGGCAAGGAAGTTGCCGGTACCACCGTGAGCGCCAGTGACAGCAACCAGACCGACTTGCTGCGCAGTGACTCGCTCTTTGCCCAGGACTCCATCCACCTCACCGACCAATGGATTCTGGTAGCCGGGGCACGTTTTCAGAAGTACGACCAACTGGCAGGCAAGGCCATTCCGTTCAAGGCCAACACTGACACCAATGGCGTGAAATGGATCCCCCGTGCCGGACTGGTTTATCGCTACACCGATGAACTGTCGTTCTACGGCAGTTACACCGAATCGTTCAAACCCAACTCCACCATCGCGCCGCTGACAGGGGGCGTGGTACTGGATTCGGCCATTGCGCCGGAGGAGTCAAAATCCTGGGAACTGGGCGCCAAGCTCGATCTTCCCGGGCGTATCACCGGCAGCGTTGCGCTGTTCGACATCCAAAAGCGCAACGTATTGGTTTCCACCACCGAGGGCCGCAATACCGTGTATTCGGCTGCCGGTGAAGTTCGATCGCGAGGGCTGGAACTGGACGTGAGCGGCCAGTTGAGCGAGCAGTGGAGCCTGATCGGCAGTTACGCCTACACCGATGCCGAAGTGACCAAGGACACTAAATACGAAGGCATGCGATTGCAGAACGTGGCCAAAAACAGCGGCTCGGTGTCGGCGGTGTATGACTTTGGCAACATTGTGGGCGGTGACAAATTACGGGTTGGTGCCGGTGCCCGCTATGTGGGCGAGCGGGCGGGGGATGCTCTGAACGACTTCGACCTGCCGGGCTACACCGTGGCCGATGCCTTCGCCACCTATGACACCCGGATCGAAGGGCAGAAGGTCAAATTCCAGGTCAACGTCAAAAACCTTTTCGACCGCACTTACTACACCTCGGCGGCCAGCCGGACCTTCGTCTCGATCGGGGATGCGCGGCAAATGACATTCTCCAGCACGCTGGAGTTTTAA
- a CDS encoding FecR domain-containing protein, which produces MISRSKVSVTPEQERTALAWLSVLHDQPDSGDQATFSRWLQADPAHAEAYAQAQVVWELSEVAGSTLAAEEARVMQRYLSAMNTSRRSRVSHWSGGLAIAACLLMVVGVFAGWQPARWLDDLGADYVSAPGQVRTVILADQSRVTLDADSAIAVNFSAGERHVELRRGVAFFHVTHTGDPFVVDAEGGEARVLGTEFEVRLQPGGAQVTVLSGRVGVKASKDAAQQILIADQQMAYDAGVTDAVHRVDSEAQLGWRSGWLTYYKTPLVDVVADLKRYYPGQIVLLNSQLGARRISGSFPSQDPQAVLNSLQGVLGFEQHSVLGLIVLR; this is translated from the coding sequence GTGATCAGTCGTTCGAAAGTTTCCGTCACCCCCGAGCAAGAGCGCACCGCACTGGCGTGGCTCAGTGTGCTGCACGATCAGCCCGATAGCGGTGACCAGGCCACATTCAGCCGCTGGCTGCAGGCCGATCCTGCCCACGCCGAGGCCTACGCCCAGGCACAAGTGGTGTGGGAGTTGAGCGAAGTGGCGGGCAGCACCCTGGCGGCCGAAGAAGCACGGGTCATGCAGCGTTATCTGTCAGCGATGAACACTTCCCGACGCAGCCGCGTCAGCCACTGGTCCGGCGGTCTGGCCATTGCTGCGTGTTTGCTGATGGTGGTCGGCGTGTTTGCCGGTTGGCAGCCAGCGCGATGGCTGGATGATCTGGGCGCTGATTATGTGAGCGCGCCGGGGCAAGTACGCACCGTAATTTTGGCCGATCAATCCAGGGTCACGCTCGATGCCGACAGCGCCATCGCGGTGAACTTCAGCGCGGGCGAACGGCATGTCGAGTTGCGCCGCGGCGTGGCCTTTTTTCACGTCACCCACACCGGTGATCCCTTTGTCGTTGATGCCGAGGGCGGCGAAGCGCGGGTGCTGGGTACCGAGTTCGAGGTGCGCCTGCAACCCGGTGGCGCGCAAGTCACGGTGCTGTCCGGGCGGGTAGGGGTCAAGGCGAGCAAGGACGCTGCGCAGCAGATTCTGATCGCCGATCAGCAAATGGCCTACGACGCTGGAGTGACCGATGCGGTGCATCGTGTCGACAGTGAGGCTCAACTGGGTTGGCGCTCGGGCTGGCTGACCTACTACAAAACGCCGCTGGTCGACGTCGTGGCAGACCTGAAGCGCTATTACCCCGGTCAGATCGTGTTGCTCAACAGCCAGTTGGGCGCCAGGCGGATCAGCGGCAGCTTTCCCAGCCAGGACCCGCAGGCGGTGCTCAATTCGTTGCAGGGCGTGCTCGGGTTCGAGCAGCACAGCGTGCTTGGGCTGATTGTGTTGCGTTGA
- a CDS encoding RNA polymerase sigma factor, producing the protein MSMIPPEPENGPTREARQGRAHFLQVFLSQRPQMEALVSRRVGCRATAADLVQDLFLRFWRRPLVQVEELSTYLLRCAGNIAIDHLRSEGTRERINHHWQPEPDANGCEPQAALEAGNDLRQVEAALRSLPERTRHIFLLNRIHGRTYAEIAKVMGLSQSAVEKHMMRALEACKASLREPPSETAL; encoded by the coding sequence ATGTCCATGATCCCACCCGAACCTGAGAATGGTCCCACCCGCGAAGCCCGCCAAGGACGTGCGCATTTTCTGCAGGTGTTTTTATCCCAGCGTCCGCAAATGGAAGCGCTGGTGAGCCGTCGCGTCGGATGCCGGGCAACGGCTGCCGATCTGGTTCAGGATTTGTTTCTGCGTTTCTGGCGGCGGCCCCTGGTGCAAGTCGAAGAACTCAGCACCTATTTGCTGCGTTGCGCGGGCAACATCGCCATCGACCACTTGCGCAGCGAAGGTACGCGCGAGCGGATCAACCATCACTGGCAGCCCGAGCCTGACGCCAACGGCTGCGAGCCCCAGGCGGCGCTGGAGGCGGGCAATGATTTGCGTCAGGTGGAGGCCGCCTTGCGCAGCCTGCCTGAGCGCACGCGGCATATCTTCTTGCTCAACCGGATTCACGGTCGTACCTATGCCGAGATCGCCAAGGTCATGGGCCTGTCCCAAAGTGCCGTTGAAAAACATATGATGCGCGCCCTGGAGGCCTGCAAGGCCAGTCTGCGTGAGCCGCCATCAGAGACAGCGTTGTGA
- a CDS encoding sigma-70 family RNA polymerase sigma factor — translation MSQSNTVEVLYQDHHSWLTGWLRRKLGCPQSAADLAQDTFMRLLTARETPTLAEPRAFLTVVAKRVLFNHYRRQDLERAYLQALAQMPEQVVPSEEERAIILQTLMELDQLLDGLPSPVKRAFLLAQIDGLSHAEIGARLGISVATVKRHLSKAALRCYFAL, via the coding sequence TTGTCGCAGTCAAACACCGTCGAGGTTCTGTATCAGGACCACCACAGCTGGCTCACGGGCTGGTTGCGGCGCAAGCTGGGTTGCCCGCAAAGCGCCGCCGACCTGGCCCAGGACACGTTCATGCGGCTGCTGACCGCCCGCGAAACCCCGACCCTGGCCGAACCCCGGGCTTTTTTGACGGTTGTTGCCAAACGTGTGTTGTTCAATCACTACCGCCGCCAGGATCTGGAGCGCGCCTATCTGCAGGCGCTGGCCCAAATGCCGGAACAGGTGGTCCCCAGCGAAGAAGAACGGGCAATCATCCTGCAAACCCTGATGGAACTGGATCAGTTGCTCGACGGTTTGCCCTCCCCGGTCAAGCGCGCCTTTCTGCTCGCCCAGATCGACGGCCTGAGCCACGCCGAAATCGGCGCCCGGCTGGGCATTTCGGTCGCCACCGTCAAACGCCATCTAAGCAAGGCGGCCCTGCGCTGCTACTTCGCCCTGTGA
- a CDS encoding FecR family protein: protein MNGAFPQAPDIGAAVAEQAVNWLIEMQDGELSPRRQQAWQQWLQAHSEHERAWEHIQRINQRLRGLSSPLAHAALNAPKGTSRRQALKLLLLLGAGSALTYGLRDQLPITPLLADFSSPVGQRRTLKLHDGSQIQLNTASSVDVRLDGQQRVIRLLEGEMLLTAAQDPRPLQVLTAHGALQPQAARLNVRQFSDRTEVAVFDGRVALTPTAHSGSPLWIEPHQQLSFNRLDWKPPRPLDAGSGAWTDGMLVAAHMRLADFLAELGRYRRGQLNCDPNVADLLISGTYPVDNSERVLDLLAVSLPVRIKRFTRYWVTVEAKA from the coding sequence GTGAACGGCGCCTTCCCCCAGGCACCCGACATTGGTGCGGCTGTCGCCGAGCAGGCCGTGAACTGGCTGATCGAAATGCAGGACGGCGAGCTCAGTCCACGGCGCCAGCAGGCATGGCAGCAATGGCTGCAGGCCCACAGCGAACACGAGCGGGCGTGGGAGCATATTCAACGGATCAACCAGCGTTTGCGCGGCTTGTCGTCACCACTGGCCCATGCCGCCTTGAATGCACCCAAAGGCACCAGCCGCCGTCAGGCCCTGAAACTGTTGCTGTTGTTGGGCGCCGGTTCTGCGCTGACCTACGGCTTGCGCGATCAATTGCCCATCACCCCGCTGCTGGCGGACTTCAGCAGCCCGGTGGGCCAGCGCCGCACGCTGAAATTGCACGATGGCAGCCAGATCCAGCTCAACACGGCCAGTTCGGTTGATGTGAGGCTTGACGGTCAACAGCGGGTGATTCGCTTGCTCGAAGGCGAGATGCTGCTGACCGCAGCCCAGGATCCTCGTCCCTTGCAGGTACTTACCGCCCACGGCGCCCTGCAGCCCCAGGCCGCACGCTTGAATGTGCGCCAGTTCAGCGATCGCACGGAGGTCGCCGTATTTGATGGCCGGGTTGCCCTCACCCCAACGGCGCATTCGGGAAGCCCGCTGTGGATCGAGCCCCACCAGCAACTGAGCTTCAATCGCCTGGACTGGAAGCCGCCGCGCCCACTGGATGCGGGGAGCGGTGCCTGGACCGACGGCATGCTGGTTGCCGCCCACATGCGCCTGGCCGACTTTCTGGCCGAGCTGGGACGCTATCGTCGGGGCCAGCTCAACTGTGACCCGAACGTCGCCGACTTGCTGATTTCAGGCACCTATCCGGTAGACAACAGCGAGCGCGTGCTGGACCTGCTGGCGGTCAGCCTGCCGGTGCGGATCAAGCGCTTTACCCGGTATTGGGTGACGGTCGAAGCAAAGGCCTAA
- the fecA gene encoding TonB-dependent Fe(3+) dicitrate receptor FecA: MPAQPLRLMSLTRLLLGASLSFSVVPMAFADAKAYHIAPSSLENALNQFGREAGVLISFSSTAASGIQSKGLEGTYDPEQGLHALLEGTGLQARAEGQGAFSLQPVTASTAPASIELGASSVVGDWLGDAAQTNVFEHPGARDVIRREDFERQGATTAREVLNRIPGVNAPENNGTGSHDMALNFGIRGLNPRLATRSTVLMDGIPVPFAPYGQPQLSFAPISMGNMDAVDVVRGGGAVRYGPQNVGGIVNFVTRAIPDEPTVKAGFQTETSPSSTQDGFKKTANLLAGGTADNGLGGALLYSGTRGGDWREHSDTRIDDLILKGNYQIDEANSLNAMAQYYDGEADMPGGLSTAAYKADPYQSTRPNDKFWGRRTLVNFGYRYQEDRREFTVNSFFTKTLRSGYLDQGTFLSLSPREYWVRGIETRIAQGFDLGNTSHEVGAGYRYINEAGHELRYRTPIAANQLPTTNSRNDRDTRGAAEAHAFFIDDKIDIGKWTFTPGIRYEMIEQQQTNLLTHVKYKGDYNTPLPALNVMYHVTDSWNLYANTEGSFGSVQYSQMPNRVTGGEVKPEKARTWEIGTRYDNGNLRAEIGAFLINFNNQYDSNQTTDTVIARGKTRHQGIEASINYALDGLSPVLAGFDVYATYAYVDATIREDGPNKGNRVPFSSKNKGSIGVGYTEGQWKANLDSTFQSNQFADNANTRAESADGSTGLIPGYMVFNSRVGYDFGHQLSDLNVAVGVKNILNHEYYTRSFDDNNKGKYVGEPRTLYVQTSVAF; this comes from the coding sequence ATGCCTGCTCAGCCCTTGCGTCTCATGTCCCTGACCCGTTTGCTACTGGGTGCCAGTTTGAGTTTCAGCGTTGTACCGATGGCCTTTGCCGACGCCAAGGCCTATCACATCGCCCCCTCATCGCTGGAAAACGCCCTGAACCAGTTCGGTCGTGAAGCCGGGGTGCTGATTTCCTTCAGTTCAACCGCCGCCAGCGGTATTCAGAGCAAGGGCCTGGAAGGCACCTACGACCCCGAGCAAGGCTTGCACGCCTTGCTCGAAGGCACCGGCCTGCAAGCCCGTGCCGAAGGCCAGGGCGCGTTCAGCCTGCAACCGGTGACTGCCTCCACAGCGCCGGCAAGCATTGAGCTGGGCGCTTCCAGCGTGGTCGGCGACTGGCTGGGAGACGCGGCGCAGACCAATGTATTCGAACACCCCGGCGCCCGTGACGTGATCCGCCGCGAAGACTTCGAACGCCAGGGCGCGACCACTGCCCGGGAAGTGCTCAATCGCATTCCCGGCGTCAACGCCCCGGAAAACAACGGTACTGGCAGCCATGATATGGCCCTCAACTTCGGTATTCGCGGGCTCAATCCACGGCTGGCGACCCGTTCGACCGTGTTGATGGACGGCATCCCCGTGCCCTTCGCGCCCTACGGTCAGCCGCAGTTGTCGTTTGCTCCGATCAGCATGGGCAACATGGATGCAGTCGACGTGGTTCGCGGCGGCGGTGCAGTGCGTTATGGCCCGCAAAACGTAGGCGGTATCGTCAATTTCGTGACTCGCGCCATTCCTGACGAACCTACCGTCAAGGCGGGTTTCCAGACCGAGACCAGCCCGTCGTCCACACAGGATGGCTTCAAGAAAACCGCCAACCTGCTGGCCGGTGGTACAGCTGACAATGGCCTTGGCGGCGCCTTGCTGTACTCCGGTACCCGCGGCGGTGACTGGCGCGAACACAGCGACACGCGCATCGACGACTTGATCCTCAAAGGCAATTACCAGATCGACGAAGCCAACAGCCTGAACGCCATGGCCCAGTACTACGATGGCGAAGCCGATATGCCTGGCGGCCTGAGCACAGCGGCCTACAAGGCTGACCCGTATCAATCGACCCGCCCGAACGACAAGTTCTGGGGCCGCCGCACACTGGTCAACTTCGGTTATCGCTACCAGGAAGACCGCCGTGAATTCACGGTCAACAGCTTCTTCACCAAAACCCTGCGCAGCGGTTACCTGGACCAGGGCACCTTTCTCTCGCTGTCACCACGGGAATACTGGGTTCGGGGGATCGAAACACGCATAGCCCAGGGCTTTGATCTGGGCAACACCAGCCACGAAGTGGGCGCGGGCTATCGCTATATCAACGAAGCTGGCCATGAACTGCGCTACCGCACGCCCATTGCAGCCAACCAGCTGCCTACCACCAATAGCCGCAATGACCGCGACACCCGGGGCGCCGCCGAGGCCCATGCGTTCTTTATCGACGACAAGATCGACATCGGCAAGTGGACGTTCACCCCCGGCATTCGCTACGAAATGATTGAACAGCAGCAAACCAACCTGCTGACCCACGTCAAATACAAGGGTGACTACAACACTCCGCTGCCTGCCTTGAACGTGATGTACCACGTGACAGACAGCTGGAATCTCTACGCCAATACCGAAGGTTCCTTCGGCAGCGTGCAGTACAGCCAGATGCCCAACCGCGTCACCGGCGGCGAAGTAAAACCGGAAAAAGCCCGCACCTGGGAAATCGGCACACGCTATGACAATGGCAACCTGCGCGCGGAGATCGGCGCATTTCTCATCAACTTCAACAATCAGTACGACAGCAACCAGACCACCGATACGGTGATCGCCCGGGGCAAGACACGGCACCAGGGCATCGAGGCCAGCATCAATTACGCGCTGGATGGCCTGAGCCCGGTACTGGCGGGTTTCGACGTATACGCCACCTACGCCTATGTTGACGCGACCATCCGTGAAGATGGGCCGAACAAAGGCAATCGTGTGCCGTTCTCCTCGAAAAACAAAGGCAGCATCGGAGTCGGTTATACCGAAGGCCAATGGAAAGCCAATCTGGACAGTACCTTCCAGAGCAACCAGTTCGCCGACAACGCCAACACACGTGCCGAAAGCGCTGACGGCAGTACCGGTTTAATCCCCGGTTACATGGTGTTCAACAGCCGCGTGGGCTATGACTTCGGTCATCAACTGTCTGACCTGAACGTGGCGGTGGGCGTCAAAAACATCCTCAATCACGAGTACTACACACGCTCGTTTGACGATAACAACAAGGGGAAATACGTGGGCGAACCGCGCACGCTCTACGTCCAGACTTCTGTCGCATTTTGA
- a CDS encoding HPF/RaiA family ribosome-associated protein has translation MLTHVFSDKHIDSDKRTQDWVTATVEVTLERHLEDLTRVEVHLSDENGGKSGPKDKRCKMEARPKGHQPILVSHDADSLTQAVEGAAEKLEHALEHLFGKLRGKRTAALAPEGFEAKEPKQSADALLEEEFLEKEKELELNS, from the coding sequence ATGCTTACTCACGTCTTTTCCGATAAACATATCGACAGTGACAAACGCACCCAAGACTGGGTCACCGCTACTGTTGAAGTAACGCTCGAACGCCATTTGGAAGATCTGACCCGGGTCGAGGTCCATCTCAGTGATGAAAATGGTGGCAAGTCTGGTCCGAAGGACAAACGCTGCAAAATGGAGGCTCGACCTAAAGGACACCAGCCGATTCTTGTATCCCACGACGCTGATTCGCTGACCCAGGCTGTGGAGGGTGCAGCTGAAAAGCTGGAGCACGCTCTGGAACACCTGTTCGGCAAGCTGCGTGGCAAACGCACTGCGGCCCTCGCCCCGGAAGGGTTTGAGGCAAAAGAACCAAAGCAGAGCGCTGACGCTTTGCTGGAAGAAGAGTTTTTGGAAAAAGAAAAAGAACTCGAACTCAATAGCTGA
- a CDS encoding phosphate-starvation-inducible PsiE family protein → MRVNKAEKLRRQVHELAESMGNLFVETFHYLALFAIGAVTAWAAVMEFLGMVEKGNISIDDILLLFIYLELGAMVGIYFKTNHMPVRFLIYVAITALTRLLISNVSHHNPPDMGVVYLTGAILLLAFAILVVRYASSQFPSVKIENPHRKTGTGSSEHPEVEKGEL, encoded by the coding sequence GTGAGAGTTAACAAAGCTGAGAAGCTACGTCGCCAGGTTCATGAACTGGCCGAATCGATGGGCAATCTGTTCGTCGAAACCTTCCATTACCTGGCGTTGTTTGCCATTGGAGCGGTCACTGCCTGGGCGGCGGTGATGGAATTTCTGGGGATGGTGGAGAAGGGCAACATCTCGATTGATGACATCCTGCTGCTGTTCATCTACCTGGAACTGGGCGCCATGGTAGGCATTTATTTCAAAACCAACCACATGCCCGTGCGCTTCCTGATTTACGTGGCAATTACGGCGCTGACCCGCTTGCTGATTTCCAACGTGTCACACCACAACCCGCCGGACATGGGCGTGGTGTACCTGACCGGGGCAATCCTGTTGCTGGCGTTTGCCATCCTGGTGGTGCGCTATGCGTCTTCGCAGTTCCCGTCTGTGAAGATCGAGAATCCCCATCGCAAGACCGGTACCGGCTCCAGTGAGCATCCGGAAGTGGAGAAGGGCGAGTTGTAA
- a CDS encoding YebG family protein, producing MAVEVVYRSSRDLERLFMDKAEADRHDKMLELAELLAEVLQKAVPSLSEQQVEEAGIYMAKNRDVFAKAFKSQPDALSELLVGSE from the coding sequence ATGGCCGTCGAAGTGGTATACCGCAGCAGCCGAGATCTGGAGCGTTTGTTCATGGATAAAGCCGAAGCTGACCGTCATGACAAAATGCTGGAACTGGCAGAATTGCTGGCCGAAGTGTTGCAAAAAGCTGTGCCGTCCCTGAGCGAGCAACAAGTCGAGGAAGCCGGTATTTACATGGCGAAAAATCGCGATGTGTTTGCCAAGGCCTTCAAGAGCCAGCCGGACGCCCTGTCCGAGTTGCTGGTCGGCAGCGAGTAA